The following proteins are co-located in the Hevea brasiliensis isolate MT/VB/25A 57/8 chromosome 11, ASM3005281v1, whole genome shotgun sequence genome:
- the LOC131170661 gene encoding G-type lectin S-receptor-like serine/threonine-protein kinase RKS1 isoform X1 — MNHVKTLPIILLIVFMHQFCTSLDTITINQPIVDGDVIVSTGETFALGFFSPGKSSYRYLGIWYNKISEKTVVWVANRDSPINDKSGVLSITSHGNLVLSSRNQTTPLWFTNVSALPTNNCVAQLLDSGNLVLFHSGSTIWQSFEHPTNNLLPNAKFGLDRRKGLNWFLTSWKSSDDPGTGNFSFRINPEGYPQAFIYKGHVPKWRGGHWNGVRWSGIPKMQGVTFIFNYSYVNNENEISFSWNTAYGSILTTAVLNESGIFQRSKWHENEGRWEEFSSAPKDQCDSFGLCGAYGNCVRYNDEINCTCLPGYQPKSPQQWHRKDGSVGCVRKNQTAPCRNGEGFVEVANVKAPDTSVARVSANLDMKACKNECLRNCSCTAYASLGTTEGSGCLTWYGDLLDTRVFTEGGQSIYVRVDALELAQYANKRKDLLARKGILVIMILSVATAVSSLVLFSYCLVRRQRRLSQNGQHEMFICSSSTLPDDHPREKELDRSGSDPHLPFFDIDTIVEATDNFSNKLGEGGFGSVYKGQLSNGQEIAVKRLSKQSGQGIKEFMNEVQLISKLQHRNLVRLFGCCIHKEDKMLIYEYLPNKSLDYFIFEKSRKQLLDWKKRFEIIFGVARGVLYLHQDSRLKIIHRDLKASNILLDASMEPKISDFGLAKLFKEHQIEAITKQVVGTYGYMSPEYAMDGLYSVKSDVFSYGVLILEIISGKKNTEYDKESPSLNLIGNVWKLWREGKGLDIVDYSLLEHSYPCEEILRCIQIGLLCIQEHPADRPTMLEVVFMLGNETSLPSPKKPAFVFRTQSGQESLITRGEVCSINDCTITMIEGR, encoded by the exons ATGAATCATGTGAAAACGCTTCCCATTATATTGCTGATTGTCTTTATGCATCAattttgcacttcactagacaccataACCATTAACCAACCCATTGTAGATGGAGACGTTATAGTTTCTACAGGGGAAACCTTTGCACTTGGTTTTTTCAGTCCAGGTAAATCGAGCTACCGTTATCTTGGAATTTGGTACAACAAAATTTCCGAAAAAACAGTTGTTTGGGTCGCAAATCGGGATTCTCCTATCAATGATAAATCTGGTGTCCTCTCAATCACCAGTCACGGAAACCTTGTCCTTAGCAGCAGAAACCAAACGACTCCCCTATGGTTCACAAACGTTTCGGCTTTGCCAACAAACAATTGTGTAGCTCAACTCTTAGATTCGGGAAATCTTGTATTGTTTCACAGCGGAAGTACCATATGGCAGAGCTTTGAACACCCGACAAATAATTTGCTTCCCAACGCAAAATTCGGGCTAGACAGAAGAAAAGGTCTGAACTGGTTCCTAACATCCTGGAAATCTTCAGATGATCCTGGTACTGGCAATTTCTCGTTTAGAATCAACCCTGAAGGTTATCCGCAAGCTTTCATATACAAGGGTCATGTTCCAAAATGGAGGGGTGGTCATTGGAATGGCGTTAGATGGTCTGGAATACCTAAAATGCAGGGAGTTACATTTATCTTCAACTACAGCTATGTGAACAATGAAAATGAGATTTCCTTCTCGTGGAACACTGCATATGGCTCAATCTTGACAACAGCAGTGCTGAATGAGTCCGGCATTTTCCAACGGTCCAAATGGCATGAGAACGAAGGTCGATGGGAAGAGTTCTCGTCTGCGCCCAAGGACCAGTGTGACAGCTTTGGATTATGTGGAGCCTATGGTAACTGTGTTCGGTACAATGATGAAATCAACTGCACTTGTCTTCCCGGGTACCAGCCCAAATCACCTCAACAATGGCATCGGAAAGATGGGTCAGTCGGGTGCGTTAGGAAGAATCAGACGGCACCCTGCAGAAACGGTGAAGGATTCGTAGAGGTGGCAAATGTGAAGGCTCCGGATACTTCAGTTGCCCGTGTATCGGCAAATTTGGATATGAAAGCTTGTAAAAATGAGTGCTTGAGGAATTGTTCATGCACTGCATATGCAAGTCTAGGTACGACAGAAGGAAGTGGATGTTTGACATGGTATGGTGATTTGCTAGATACAAGAGTATTTACAGAAGGTGGACAAAGTATATATGTGCGTGTGGATGCACTTGAGTTAG CTCAATATGCAAATAAGCGCAAGGACCTTCTTGCAAGGAAAGGGATATTGGTAATTATGATACTGTCCGTAGCTACAGCAGTTTCCTCTCTTGTTCTTTTCTCATACTGCTTGGTGAGGAGGCAGAGGAGATTAT CACAAAATGGGCAACATGAAATGTTTATCTGTAGTTCTAGTACTCTCCCAGATGATCATCCAAGGGAAAAGGAGCTTGACAGATCTGGAAGTGATCCACATTTACCTTTCTTCGATATAGACACAATAGTTGAAGCAACTGACAATTTTTCCAACAAACTTGGAGAAGGTGGTTTTGGCTCAGTGTATAAG GGTCAACTATCAAATGGACAAGAAATAGCAGTGAAAAGATTATCTAAACAGTCAGGACAGGGGATAAAAGAATTCATGAATGAAGTACAGTTGATATCAAAACTCCAGCACAGAAACCTTGTCAGGCTTTTTGGTTGTTGCATTCATAAAGAAGATAAGATGCTAATCTATGAATATTTACCAAACAAAAGCTTGGACTACTTCATCTTTG AAAAGTCAAGGAAGCAACTATTGGACTGGAAAAAgcgttttgaaattatttttggggtAGCTCGAGGAGTTTTATATCTACATCAAGATTCAAGATTAAAAATCATCCATAGGGATTTGAAAGCAAGCAATATTCTATTAGATGCTTCAATGGAGCCAAAAATTTCAGACTTTGGGTTGGCTAAATTGTTCAAGGAACATCAAATTGAAGCCATTACAAAGCAAGTGGTTGGAACATA TGGCTATATGTCTCCGGAATATGCAATGGATGGTCTATATTCTGTAAAATCTGATGTCTTCAGCTATGGTGTCTTAATACTAGAGATCATAAGTGGCAAGAAAAACACCGAGTATGACAAAGAAAGCCCTTCTCTGAATTTGATAGGGAAC GTTTGGAAGCTATGGAGGGAAGGAAAAGGCTTGGACATAGTTGATTATTCATTGTTGGAACATTCATACCcttgtgaagaaattttgagaTGCATTCAGATTGGACTTCTATGCATTCAGGAACACCCAGCTGATCGGCCAACCATGCTTGAAGTTGTGTTCATGTTAGGCAATGAAACAAGTCTTCCTTCTCCTAAAAAACCAGCATTTGTTTTCCGAACTCAAAGTGGGCAAGAATCTTTAATAACTAGAGGAGAAGTGTGTTCTATAAATGATTGCACAATTACTATGATTGAAGGTCGATGA
- the LOC131170661 gene encoding G-type lectin S-receptor-like serine/threonine-protein kinase RKS1 isoform X2 has product MNHVKTLPIILLIVFMHQFCTSLDTITINQPIVDGDVIVSTGETFALGFFSPGKSSYRYLGIWYNKISEKTVVWVANRDSPINDKSGVLSITSHGNLVLSSRNQTTPLWFTNVSALPTNNCVAQLLDSGNLVLFHSGSTIWQSFEHPTNNLLPNAKFGLDRRKGLNWFLTSWKSSDDPGTGNFSFRINPEGYPQAFIYKGHVPKWRGGHWNGVRWSGIPKMQGVTFIFNYSYVNNENEISFSWNTAYGSILTTAVLNESGIFQRSKWHENEGRWEEFSSAPKDQCDSFGLCGAYGNCVRYNDEINCTCLPGYQPKSPQQWHRKDGSVGCVRKNQTAPCRNGEGFVEVANVKAPDTSVARVSANLDMKACKNECLRNCSCTAYASLGTTEGSGCLTWYGDLLDTRVFTEGGQSIYVRVDALELAQYANKRKDLLARKGILVIMILSVATAVSSLVLFSYCLVRRQRRLSQNGQHEMFICSSSTLPDDHPREKELDRSGSDPHLPFFDIDTIVEATDNFSNKLGEGGFGSVYKGQLSNGQEIAVKRLSKQSGQGIKEFMNEVQLISKLQHRNLVRLFGCCIHKEDKMLIYEYLPNKSLDYFIFEKSRKQLLDWKKRFEIIFGVARGVLYLHQDSRLKIIHRDLKASNILLDASMEPKISDFGLAKLFKEHQIEAITKQVVGT; this is encoded by the exons ATGAATCATGTGAAAACGCTTCCCATTATATTGCTGATTGTCTTTATGCATCAattttgcacttcactagacaccataACCATTAACCAACCCATTGTAGATGGAGACGTTATAGTTTCTACAGGGGAAACCTTTGCACTTGGTTTTTTCAGTCCAGGTAAATCGAGCTACCGTTATCTTGGAATTTGGTACAACAAAATTTCCGAAAAAACAGTTGTTTGGGTCGCAAATCGGGATTCTCCTATCAATGATAAATCTGGTGTCCTCTCAATCACCAGTCACGGAAACCTTGTCCTTAGCAGCAGAAACCAAACGACTCCCCTATGGTTCACAAACGTTTCGGCTTTGCCAACAAACAATTGTGTAGCTCAACTCTTAGATTCGGGAAATCTTGTATTGTTTCACAGCGGAAGTACCATATGGCAGAGCTTTGAACACCCGACAAATAATTTGCTTCCCAACGCAAAATTCGGGCTAGACAGAAGAAAAGGTCTGAACTGGTTCCTAACATCCTGGAAATCTTCAGATGATCCTGGTACTGGCAATTTCTCGTTTAGAATCAACCCTGAAGGTTATCCGCAAGCTTTCATATACAAGGGTCATGTTCCAAAATGGAGGGGTGGTCATTGGAATGGCGTTAGATGGTCTGGAATACCTAAAATGCAGGGAGTTACATTTATCTTCAACTACAGCTATGTGAACAATGAAAATGAGATTTCCTTCTCGTGGAACACTGCATATGGCTCAATCTTGACAACAGCAGTGCTGAATGAGTCCGGCATTTTCCAACGGTCCAAATGGCATGAGAACGAAGGTCGATGGGAAGAGTTCTCGTCTGCGCCCAAGGACCAGTGTGACAGCTTTGGATTATGTGGAGCCTATGGTAACTGTGTTCGGTACAATGATGAAATCAACTGCACTTGTCTTCCCGGGTACCAGCCCAAATCACCTCAACAATGGCATCGGAAAGATGGGTCAGTCGGGTGCGTTAGGAAGAATCAGACGGCACCCTGCAGAAACGGTGAAGGATTCGTAGAGGTGGCAAATGTGAAGGCTCCGGATACTTCAGTTGCCCGTGTATCGGCAAATTTGGATATGAAAGCTTGTAAAAATGAGTGCTTGAGGAATTGTTCATGCACTGCATATGCAAGTCTAGGTACGACAGAAGGAAGTGGATGTTTGACATGGTATGGTGATTTGCTAGATACAAGAGTATTTACAGAAGGTGGACAAAGTATATATGTGCGTGTGGATGCACTTGAGTTAG CTCAATATGCAAATAAGCGCAAGGACCTTCTTGCAAGGAAAGGGATATTGGTAATTATGATACTGTCCGTAGCTACAGCAGTTTCCTCTCTTGTTCTTTTCTCATACTGCTTGGTGAGGAGGCAGAGGAGATTAT CACAAAATGGGCAACATGAAATGTTTATCTGTAGTTCTAGTACTCTCCCAGATGATCATCCAAGGGAAAAGGAGCTTGACAGATCTGGAAGTGATCCACATTTACCTTTCTTCGATATAGACACAATAGTTGAAGCAACTGACAATTTTTCCAACAAACTTGGAGAAGGTGGTTTTGGCTCAGTGTATAAG GGTCAACTATCAAATGGACAAGAAATAGCAGTGAAAAGATTATCTAAACAGTCAGGACAGGGGATAAAAGAATTCATGAATGAAGTACAGTTGATATCAAAACTCCAGCACAGAAACCTTGTCAGGCTTTTTGGTTGTTGCATTCATAAAGAAGATAAGATGCTAATCTATGAATATTTACCAAACAAAAGCTTGGACTACTTCATCTTTG AAAAGTCAAGGAAGCAACTATTGGACTGGAAAAAgcgttttgaaattatttttggggtAGCTCGAGGAGTTTTATATCTACATCAAGATTCAAGATTAAAAATCATCCATAGGGATTTGAAAGCAAGCAATATTCTATTAGATGCTTCAATGGAGCCAAAAATTTCAGACTTTGGGTTGGCTAAATTGTTCAAGGAACATCAAATTGAAGCCATTACAAAGCAAGTGGTTGGAACATA G